One part of the Arachidicoccus terrestris genome encodes these proteins:
- a CDS encoding NAD-dependent epimerase/dehydratase family protein, translated as MALICANFSRTEVESNPKETILVTGATGLIGSQILKQLDARANNVIGLARNLPENLNNDIQWMQCDLLDVVALEDALKGVSRIYHCAGLVSFDPKMKEKVYKTNVEGTANLINGAIKRGVQKLVHVSSVAAIGEAKGAHTVIHEKLEWNAHGVSDYAKSKHLAEIEVWRGLCEGLSSVIINPSIVIGPGNWDTGSTAMFKSVYDGFPWYTEGVHGFVDVRDVASVAIELMQSPIVAERFIVNGANISYKELFDNIADGFSVPRPAKKVTPFLAEIVWRIKYVKSKLLGVSSILNKNTARTALAVCKYDASKLRKALPGFNYRPIKETIMETCQVLKGKYDL; from the coding sequence ATGGCTTTAATTTGTGCAAACTTTAGCAGGACAGAAGTGGAATCGAATCCAAAAGAAACAATTTTAGTGACGGGGGCAACGGGCTTGATTGGCAGCCAGATCTTGAAGCAGTTGGATGCCAGGGCCAATAATGTAATTGGTCTGGCCAGAAATCTGCCCGAAAACCTAAATAATGACATTCAATGGATGCAATGTGACCTGTTGGATGTAGTGGCGTTGGAAGATGCGCTAAAGGGTGTGAGCCGCATTTACCATTGCGCCGGCCTGGTTTCCTTTGATCCCAAAATGAAGGAAAAGGTATATAAGACCAATGTTGAGGGTACTGCAAATCTGATTAACGGCGCTATTAAAAGGGGGGTGCAAAAATTGGTTCATGTTAGTTCGGTAGCGGCTATTGGCGAAGCTAAGGGTGCTCATACGGTGATCCATGAAAAACTGGAATGGAACGCTCATGGGGTGTCTGATTATGCCAAGTCTAAGCATCTTGCAGAGATAGAGGTATGGAGAGGTTTGTGTGAGGGATTATCTTCAGTTATAATTAATCCTTCAATTGTCATCGGGCCGGGCAATTGGGATACCGGTTCCACAGCCATGTTTAAATCGGTATATGATGGATTCCCTTGGTATACAGAAGGAGTGCATGGTTTTGTGGATGTTCGAGATGTTGCCAGCGTAGCAATCGAATTGATGCAAAGCCCCATCGTTGCAGAGCGTTTCATCGTAAACGGTGCTAATATTTCCTATAAAGAATTATTTGATAATATTGCTGACGGCTTTTCTGTTCCAAGGCCAGCCAAGAAGGTTACGCCGTTTTTAGCAGAAATTGTCTGGCGGATCAAATACGTGAAAAGCAAACTTTTAGGGGTATCATCAATATTAAATAAAAATACGGCACGTACTGCCTTGGCTGTCTGTAAATACGATGCATCAAAGCTTAGAAAAGCCCTTCCTGGTTTCAATTACAGACCCATTAAAGAAACAATAATGGAGACGTGTCAGGTATTGAAAGGAAAGTACGATTTATAG
- a CDS encoding murein L,D-transpeptidase catalytic domain family protein, translated as MKKFLFLSVVGIVMCAFTTPMTKISGADVVHPVDKDFPSLLPNKPVGQTVAYKYVDSVYNRIQLNDYGLKKDVFFKAFKGFEYLQSKGMLDKPNLLTVIDYSQSSSQKRLYVIDLKAGKVLFNTYVSHGKRSGGEYATDFSNVVDSHKSSLGFIVTGKSYRGGSGYSLHLKGVEPGINDNIYKRYIVMHGSHYVNARRADENETGRSFGCPAVPYGQQYAIINKIKEGSCVFIWAPDNRYQVSSRILNAAFQWPALKKESKFKQLLAPLNNTATSGLEGGEAIKDSKNS; from the coding sequence GTGAAAAAATTCTTATTCCTAAGTGTGGTGGGGATCGTGATGTGTGCGTTTACAACCCCTATGACGAAAATTTCAGGCGCAGATGTTGTGCATCCAGTAGATAAAGATTTTCCATCTTTACTTCCAAACAAACCCGTAGGTCAGACAGTGGCCTATAAGTATGTTGACTCTGTTTATAACAGAATTCAGCTAAATGATTATGGATTAAAGAAGGACGTTTTTTTTAAAGCCTTTAAAGGGTTTGAATACCTGCAGAGCAAAGGAATGCTGGATAAGCCTAATCTGCTGACCGTTATTGATTATAGCCAGAGCAGCTCTCAAAAGCGTCTTTATGTAATTGACCTGAAAGCCGGGAAGGTATTGTTTAATACCTATGTATCTCATGGCAAGCGGTCCGGCGGTGAGTATGCAACAGATTTCTCTAATGTTGTAGATTCCCACAAAAGCTCATTAGGTTTTATTGTGACAGGAAAATCGTATCGTGGCGGTTCTGGTTACAGCCTGCATCTGAAGGGCGTTGAACCAGGTATCAATGATAATATTTACAAGAGATATATTGTAATGCATGGCAGTCACTATGTGAATGCCCGCCGTGCCGATGAGAATGAAACAGGGCGTAGCTTTGGCTGCCCTGCTGTTCCTTACGGCCAACAGTATGCCATTATCAACAAGATTAAGGAAGGAAGCTGTGTATTCATCTGGGCTCCGGACAATCGCTATCAGGTCTCTTCCCGTATTCTGAATGCAGCTTTTCAGTGGCCTGCATTGAAAAAGGAAAGTAAATTCAAGCAACTGCTGGCGCCTCTTAATAATACGGCAACCTCCGGATTGGAAGGCGGTGAAGCTATTAAGGATAGTAAGAATAGTTAA
- a CDS encoding Rid family detoxifying hydrolase, which translates to MGKEIINTDAAPAPVGPYNQAIKAGGVLYVSGQIAIDPVSNQLFSGDLAGETHLVFKNLEAVLAKAGYAFSDVVKASVFLSDMGLFAQVNEIYGQYFHTDPPARECVAVKTLPKNVNVEISVIAYKE; encoded by the coding sequence ATGGGAAAAGAAATTATAAATACAGACGCTGCGCCGGCACCGGTTGGCCCTTACAATCAGGCTATCAAAGCTGGAGGGGTATTATATGTCAGCGGTCAGATTGCGATAGATCCCGTCTCCAATCAATTGTTTAGCGGAGACCTGGCAGGCGAAACACATCTTGTTTTTAAAAACCTGGAGGCTGTTTTGGCGAAAGCAGGATATGCTTTTAGTGATGTGGTTAAGGCCAGTGTGTTTTTAAGTGATATGGGGTTATTTGCACAGGTGAATGAGATTTATGGGCAGTATTTTCATACGGATCCTCCCGCAAGAGAATGCGTTGCTGTGAAGACGCTACCCAAAAATGTAAATGTGGAGATTAGTGTTATCGCCTACAAGGAGTAA
- a CDS encoding YegP family protein, which translates to MGKFVVKTGKDNQFRFSLRAGNGQTILTSEAYTTKAACNNGIASVKTNSQDDSRYERKTSTNGKQLFNLRAGNGQVIGTSELYESAAAMENGIASVKKNAPDAEISEE; encoded by the coding sequence ATGGGAAAGTTTGTTGTTAAAACTGGTAAAGACAATCAATTTCGTTTTAGCCTGAGAGCTGGAAATGGTCAAACAATTTTAACGAGTGAAGCTTATACAACTAAAGCCGCTTGTAATAATGGGATTGCATCCGTAAAAACCAACTCACAGGATGACAGCAGGTATGAAAGAAAAACCTCCACAAACGGGAAGCAGCTATTTAATTTACGTGCCGGCAATGGCCAGGTCATCGGTACCAGCGAATTGTATGAAAGCGCTGCTGCAATGGAAAACGGTATTGCATCGGTAAAGAAGAATGCACCGGATGCAGAAATTTCTGAAGAATAA
- a CDS encoding helix-turn-helix domain-containing protein → MKFMIENTLSYPKSKDFRKIVASSKQLFEMKVKSVFNRSLKSFCDELKFKNAMYEICFTQKNISDISYDHGYSELSSFSRSIKARYGYSPRNIRKMTKGGFLHLFIQ, encoded by the coding sequence ATGAAATTCATGATAGAGAACACTTTGAGCTATCCAAAATCAAAAGATTTTAGAAAAATAGTTGCATCATCTAAGCAACTGTTCGAAATGAAGGTAAAGTCCGTTTTCAACCGTTCATTAAAGAGCTTCTGTGACGAATTAAAATTCAAAAATGCGATGTACGAAATATGCTTTACTCAAAAAAACATTTCAGATATATCATACGACCATGGCTATTCCGAGCTGTCATCATTCAGCAGAAGCATCAAAGCAAGGTACGGGTACTCGCCTCGCAATATCAGAAAAATGACCAAAGGTGGATTCCTACACCTGTTTATCCAATAA
- a CDS encoding heparan-alpha-glucosaminide N-acetyltransferase domain-containing protein: protein MKPRNLTIDIAKGLVVLIIPATHVILYYSTQAVRQGVLGSVLRCFSEGVGAQVLMFLLGFSFFLGRDKSVKFIFKRSISIFLLAYLLNFIGFVLPTAFGLMPDSFFSYYRLQTGVFGVIDLLMVGAIFQFAAISYLVCGILHHFRVRFGFVSFFTMIVLAISPMAWGIRLDNFLLDYVLKLLNGCPPAVFFPFFPWGVYPLLGYIFGILFKNMPTEQFYRTTMITGVVCVIIGISGVQIEPRFFNMTFYRLGPAGTLLHCGLVLLWLNMSHFLAAKLRKGRYFLFVVYWCSTHITAIYLIQWVLICWLFPFYGFMKLDSIETLKAIIVISGLTVLLVAAAEFYKRSKTGRKRENIASTPVY from the coding sequence ATGAAACCAAGAAATTTAACCATAGATATAGCCAAAGGCCTTGTTGTTTTGATTATACCGGCTACACATGTTATACTGTATTATAGTACACAGGCCGTCCGGCAGGGGGTGTTGGGCAGTGTTTTAAGATGTTTTTCAGAAGGTGTAGGAGCGCAGGTATTGATGTTTTTGCTAGGGTTTTCCTTTTTTTTGGGGCGAGATAAATCGGTAAAGTTTATCTTTAAAAGATCAATATCTATATTTCTGCTGGCATACTTATTGAATTTTATTGGGTTCGTGTTACCTACAGCCTTTGGCTTAATGCCCGATTCTTTTTTTAGTTACTATAGATTGCAAACAGGGGTATTCGGGGTGATCGACCTATTAATGGTTGGTGCCATATTTCAATTTGCTGCGATTAGTTATTTAGTCTGCGGTATTTTACATCATTTTCGAGTCAGATTCGGTTTTGTGTCATTTTTCACAATGATCGTTTTGGCCATATCTCCAATGGCCTGGGGGATTCGGTTGGACAACTTCTTACTTGATTATGTACTGAAATTATTGAATGGCTGCCCTCCGGCTGTATTTTTTCCCTTCTTTCCCTGGGGGGTATATCCATTATTGGGCTATATATTTGGAATATTATTTAAGAATATGCCGACAGAGCAGTTTTATAGAACAACCATGATCACTGGAGTTGTTTGTGTCATCATTGGCATTTCAGGCGTTCAAATAGAACCCAGGTTCTTTAATATGACATTTTATCGCCTTGGGCCGGCCGGTACCCTCTTGCATTGCGGTCTGGTATTACTTTGGCTGAATATGTCCCATTTTCTTGCAGCTAAATTGAGGAAAGGAAGGTATTTTCTGTTTGTTGTCTATTGGTGCAGTACTCATATTACGGCTATTTATCTTATTCAGTGGGTATTAATATGCTGGCTATTCCCGTTTTATGGATTTATGAAGTTGGATTCAATAGAAACTTTGAAAGCGATCATTGTTATTTCCGGGTTGACCGTTTTATTGGTCGCAGCTGCGGAGTTTTATAAAAGAAGTAAGACTGGACGCAAACGGGAGAATATTGCATCCACGCCAGTTTATTAG